The Limnospira fusiformis SAG 85.79 genomic interval TTGTCAGGAGATGTCGGCATGGTTGTCGTTGCCCACCAAGACCGATTGGCAATATGGGGATTTGACTTGTTTCGATGGCTCTATGAGCAAAACAGGTGCTCACTCATGGTTCTCAACCAGACAAGTCTCAGTCCAGAACCAGAAATGGTTGAGGACATCCTCGCCATCCTCCACTGCTTCAGTTCCCGATTATACGGACGGAGTAAATACAAAACTCAGGTCAAAGAAGATCCGGATTTACCCCAGCCCGGAGCTAAATCAAGTCTGGCGCAAATGGTTAGCCGCTTGTCGGTATTGCTACAACCAAGCAATTGCATTATCCCGGAGTGGTAAACGACTAAGCAAGTTAAAGTTACGCAATAAAGTGATGCAGAGCGACTTGCCTGCATGGGTCAAAGAAACACCCTGCCACATTCGGCAGAATGCTATCTTTGATGCCTATCTCGCCTTTTCAGCCAGTCCTGATGCCAGGTTTAGAAGTTGTCGTGACAGCTCTCAAGGGATTAAGTTCAATAATACTAATTTCTCTTCAGGGAGTTGGTATCCAAGACTAACGAAAGGATTAACTTTCATGGTTTCCGAACCCATCCCTAAAACTTGCGGGCAAGGGACTCAGTTGGTGTTTACCAAAGGTCGATGGTTTGCGGTGTTTCCTGAACCAGTTGCCGTTACCCCAACTGACGCTACTGGCGTGATTGCATTAGACCCGGGCGTCCGAACTTTCATAACTGGGTTTGATGGCTCTCGGTTTCTGGAATTTGGCTCCGGGGATATTGGAGGCATTACTAGGCTATGTCAACATTTGGATGATTTGATGAGCCGAATCGCCAAGGAACCCTGTCGTTCAAGAAGGCGACGGATGAGGCAAGCGGCTCAACGAATGAGAACCAAAATCCGCAATCTAGTTGATGAAGCCCACAAACAAATTGCTCACTACTTGACTCACAACTACAGCATAATTTTTCTGCCCACCTTCGAGACTTCCGATATGGTTGCCAAGGTGAAGCGTCTAATCAGGTCTAAGACTGCCCGCGCCATGCTGACATGGGCGCATTATCGATTCAAACTAACCCTGAGACATCAAGGGGAAATAACTGGAACCACAGTTGTAGATGTGACGGAAGAATACACCAGCAAAACCTGTACTCACTGTGGTCATGTGCATTCCCAGCTAGGTGGCTCAAAAGTGTTCCGATGTCCTGAGTGCGGGTTCACTCTACCCAGGGACTGGAACGGTGCTTTTGGAATCTTTCTAAAAGCTTTGCGGGATACCGCCTCTGTTACCTTAACGGGTAATAGTGCTATCGTTGCATTGTCCGGGAACAACCGGAAAAATGTCGCGTAAATGTATCAGTTCCATTTCCATCACCATCAATGGGACGAGGTTCGCCGCGTTGGTCGGTGGATATTCCCACATTGACACCACCATCGATCGCCGGACTTCCTTCTAATAACGGATAGAAATAGGTTTCGTTTTGATGTTGCAGGGGACCCAATAGAGGATCGGCGATCGCGATCGTAGCAGTCGCGTTATAATCATTAGCAAGGTTCGTGAGTTTTTCCAGCCATTGAATGTTACCGCCGCCATCAACTAATTCGCGGTTCGTGTGTTGTTGAATCCCCCAATTATTCGTACCGTTATCAGCAGTATTTTTGTAGAAAATCGTATTTCGGACCGTAACCGTTTGGTCAGCAGAGGCGACGATACCGCCACCCACCCATCCGGCGTAGTTTTCCGCAATGGTAGTGTTGATGATATCAGCAGGACCATATAAAGCCATCGCACCACCATTTCCCGAAGTCGTCAAAGATTCGGCGCGGTTTCCCGAAAAGGTCGTATTAGTGATGACAGTCGGCGCATTCATCATCCAAATTCCACCCCCCTGATTGGCGGCGGTGTTGTTAACAAATGCTGTATTTATGACTTCAAATCCTTGATTTAAGCCGTTGTTCATCTGAACGATCGCACCACCATTTCCGCCATTTCCACCGGGAAGCGGGAGAATTTCATTATCCTTAAAAACGCTGGATTCAACGATGACGTTATCTTGGGTTCCCGTGTATAGGTAAGCCGCACCACCTTCGCCGCGTCCGCTATTTCCTTCAAATAAACTGTTCCTAATGGTAATCGTTCCCGATGTATCATTACTGGATGTACTGGCGCGATCGGTGTAAATTGCGCCACCATATCCCCTTAAAGAAGGGTTATCATTTCCGGTATCGTAAAACGCGGCAGTAGTGCTATTATTAATAAACCGGGAATTTTCCACAGTTAACCGACCATTTAGGCTATTAATCGCCGCGCCATTAATGCCTTCATTTCCGATAAAGTCGCTATCGGTGACGATAATTTCATTGGGTCCCCGAAAGGCGATCGCACCTGCACCTCTTTCGTCATTCCCGGCGATCGCTTTATTCCGATTGAAATCACTTTCATTAACCGTCAATCTTCCCTCAAAGGCGCTAAAAATTGCCCCGCCACCCTGGTCAGCAACATTGTCGTTAAAGGTGACATTTTCGACTGTTAAAATCCCTTGGTGTGTGGTCGCAATACCCCCACCTCTTTCGGGAGTATATCCGTTGGCGATCGTCAGATTTTGAATGGTTAAACTCGTGGGATTCGCTGAGGTTGAATTTAGATAAAATACTCGAGAAATG includes:
- a CDS encoding RNA-guided endonuclease InsQ/TnpB family protein, whose translation is MRTSSPSSTASVPDYTDGVNTKLRSKKIRIYPSPELNQVWRKWLAACRYCYNQAIALSRSGKRLSKLKLRNKVMQSDLPAWVKETPCHIRQNAIFDAYLAFSASPDARFRSCRDSSQGIKFNNTNFSSGSWYPRLTKGLTFMVSEPIPKTCGQGTQLVFTKGRWFAVFPEPVAVTPTDATGVIALDPGVRTFITGFDGSRFLEFGSGDIGGITRLCQHLDDLMSRIAKEPCRSRRRRMRQAAQRMRTKIRNLVDEAHKQIAHYLTHNYSIIFLPTFETSDMVAKVKRLIRSKTARAMLTWAHYRFKLTLRHQGEITGTTVVDVTEEYTSKTCTHCGHVHSQLGGSKVFRCPECGFTLPRDWNGAFGIFLKALRDTASVTLTGNSAIVALSGNNRKNVA